From Gemmatimonadaceae bacterium:
GTAACGGGGGCGAGCTCGCCGAGCCGGCGCGCCGATACGAGCACGCGGCTTTCGAGACTGCCCACCGCGCGATTGTACGCCGTCATGGCGCGCTGCAGCCCGCGCCCCAACTCCGTGAGCTGTTCGTCGAACACCGCGAGCCGCTCGTGCAACTCCCGGCCCAGCGTAGCCACTTCGGCCGCTTCTTCGGCCACACGCTCCTGACGCCACCCATACGCCGCCGCCTTCAGCAGCGCGATGAGCGTCGTGGGCGTCGCCAGCAGCACGCGCTCACCCAACGCGGCCTCGAGCAGCGACGGATCAGCATCCAGCGCCGCCGCAAAGAACGCTTCCCCAGGGAGAAAGAGCACCACGAAGTCCGGTGCATCGGGGAACTGCATCCAGTACCGCTTGCTCGCCAGGCGCTGCACATGCGCCCGCACCTGCGCCGCATGCTCGGCGAGCCACGCGGTCCGCTGCTTGTCATCACTCGCGGCCATCGCCTCGAGATAGCCCGTGAGTGGCGCCTTGGCGTCCACCACGATGCGCCGCTCACCCGGCAAGCGCACAAGGAGATCGGGGCGCTGTACGCCGTCTTCCGTGCGCACGGTGACCTGCGGTTCGAAGTCGCAGTAGGCGAGCATCCCCGCCAGCTCGCACACCCGCCGCAGCTGCAGCTCTCCCCACTGCCCACGCACCGTCGGTGCACGCAGGGCCTGCGACAGCTGCTGCGTCTCCCGGCGCAGCGACTCCCCCGCGGTGGCCACGGCCTCGAGGCGTTCGCCGATCTGCCCGGCGACCTGCGCCTGCGCCCGCCCGAGCTGCGCGAGGGCATCGTCGTACCGCGCGAGCGTATCCCGGATGGGGGCCAGCAGCTCCGCCACATTGCCGTGGCGCGCCGTGAGCTGCGCCTCCGCTTCATGGCGCGCCAACTGCGCCTTGAGCGGCGCTTCCGCTTCGCTCACCCGCCGCGCCGTATCGGCCGCGGCGATGCGCTGCGAAATCAGCCACGCGCCAAGCGCGCCAACCGCACACCCCAGCAGGGCCCACACCCACGGGAGGAGTTCCATGCGCTCCAAGCTACTGATCGGTGTGGTCAGCGGGAAACTGCCTTGGATTCCTCGAATGTCTTCTATGAGAAAGGCCAACTAGTCAAGGCCACCGTGGTGGCCTCGCGGCTGGGTCCTGCGCGAGAATCGGTGCGAC
This genomic window contains:
- a CDS encoding DNA recombination protein RmuC; protein product: MELLPWVWALLGCAVGALGAWLISQRIAAADTARRVSEAEAPLKAQLARHEAEAQLTARHGNVAELLAPIRDTLARYDDALAQLGRAQAQVAGQIGERLEAVATAGESLRRETQQLSQALRAPTVRGQWGELQLRRVCELAGMLAYCDFEPQVTVRTEDGVQRPDLLVRLPGERRIVVDAKAPLTGYLEAMAASDDKQRTAWLAEHAAQVRAHVQRLASKRYWMQFPDAPDFVVLFLPGEAFFAAALDADPSLLEAALGERVLLATPTTLIALLKAAAYGWRQERVAEEAAEVATLGRELHERLAVFDEQLTELGRGLQRAMTAYNRAVGSLESRVLVSARRLGELAPVTPIDTDLRKVDVPE